The following DNA comes from Gemmatimonadota bacterium.
CCCGCGCGCGCGCAATTTCCCCCACGATCCGGCGGTCGGGGCCGACGGCATCGTCTGGTACACGGACCAGGTCAATTCCTACATCGGCCGGCTCGACCCGGCCACCGGGGTGATCACCGATACGCCGACGCCGACACCCCACTCCGGCCCACACGGAATCGAGGTCGCCCCCGACGGCGCCGTCTGGTACACCGGGCAGACGGCAGGTGTACTGGGGCGGCTCGACCCGAAGACGATGGCGATTACCGAGTATCCGTTGCCGGACATCGCGAAGAATCCGCACACGCCGATCGCGCATCGTGGCCAGATCTGGTTCACCGACGCCAACAACAACACCTATGGCCGACTCGATCCTGCCACGGGAAAGGTCGATGTCTGGGAAGTACCCGTCCCTGGCTCGATCCCGTACGGCATGCGCTCGGCGCCCGATGGCTCGATCTGGATCGCCCACCTCGGCACCAACATGCTCGGTCACGTGAACAGCACGACGGGCCAGTTCACGCCGGTGCAGCTTCCCCACCCCGGCGCGCGACCACGCCGGCTCGCG
Coding sequences within:
- a CDS encoding SMP-30/gluconolactonase/LRE family protein, with protein sequence MRIPATSLSLALGVALTAAAQQHPPRTVVEHVIPRARNFPHDPAVGADGIVWYTDQVNSYIGRLDPATGVITDTPTPTPHSGPHGIEVAPDGAVWYTGQTAGVLGRLDPKTMAITEYPLPDIAKNPHTPIAHRGQIWFTDANNNTYGRLDPATGKVDVWEVPVPGSIPYGMRSAPDGSIWIAHLGTNMLGHVNSTTGQFTPVQLPHPGARPRRLAVTPDGKVWYTDNARGFLGMLDPATGKVREWASPSGADSGPYGIAIGTDGRLWYNEQSSNLMVAFDPTTEKMETVKIPSGNAVVRHMVTDVARKRLWLALSGSGRIGMIDLK